One stretch of Miscanthus floridulus cultivar M001 chromosome 18, ASM1932011v1, whole genome shotgun sequence DNA includes these proteins:
- the LOC136521431 gene encoding 12-oxophytodienoate reductase 1-like → MVCESANETMPLLTPYKMGHLELSHRVVLAPLTRCRSYGNVPQPHAAVYYSQRATKGGLLIAEATGVSATAQGWYPETPGIWTQEQVEAWKPIVDAVHRKGAFFFCQIWHVGRASTNEMQPDGQAPISSTDKQISPDAEFGVVYSKPRRLRTEEIPGIVHDFRRAARNAIEAGFDGVEIHGAHGYLLEQFMKDGTNDRDDEYGGSLENRCRFAVEVIDAVVHEVGAHRVGVRLSPFVDYLECADSNPVALGEYMVQQLNRHEGLLYCHMVEPRMANVDGRRQIPHRLLPFRQAFNGTFIAAGGYDREEGNKVVDDHYTDLVAYGRLFLANPDLPRRFELGAPMNEYNRATFITQDPVIGYTDYPFYEDNHV, encoded by the exons ATGGTGTGCGAGTCGGCAAACGAGACGATGCCGCTGCTGACGCCCTACAAGATGGGCCATCTGGAGCTCTCCCACCGTGTTGTGCTCGCGCCGCTGACGCGGTGCCGCTCCTATGGCAACGTGCCGCAGCCGCACGCCGCCGTGTACTACTCGCAGCGCGCCACCAAGGGCGGCCTGCTCATCGCGGAGGCCACGGGGGTGTCGGCCACCGCGCAGGGGTGGTATCCGGAGACTCCTGGCATCTGGACGCAGGAGCAGGTCGAGGCGTGGAAGCCCATCGTCGACGCCGTCCACCGCAAGGGCGCCTTCTTCTTCTGCCAGATTTGGCACGTCGGCAGGGCTTCCACCAATG AGATGCAGCCTGACGGGCAGGCGCCCATCTCCAGCACGGACAAGCAGATCTCTCCCGACGCCGAGTTTGGCGTAGTGTACTCCAAGCCGCGGCGTTTACGGACTGAGGAGATCCCGGGCATCGTCCACGATTTTAGGCGTGCGGCACGAAACGCCATCGAGGCGGGGTTCGATGGTGTGGAGATCCACGGCGCGCATGGGTACCTCCTGGAGCAGTTCATGAAGGATGGCACCAACGACCGTGATGACGAGTACGGTGGCAGCCTTGAGAACCGGTGCCGCTTCGCGGTGGAGGTGATCGATGCTGTCGTCCACGAAGTGGGCGCGCACCGCGTGGGCGTTAGGCTGTCTCCGTTCGTTGACTACCTGGAGTGCGCCGACTCTAACCCGGTGGCGCTCGGTGAATATATGGTGCAGCAGCTGAATAGGCACGAGGGGCTACTCTATTGCCATATGGTGGAGCCACGGATGGCCAATGTTGACGGCCGCAGGCAAATCCCTCATAGGCTTCTACCGTTTCGGCAAGCCTTCAACGGCACGTTCATCGCTGCAGGCGGGTACGATCGGGAGGAAGGCAACAAGGTGGTCGATGACCATTACACTGATCTCGTTGCCTACGGGAGACTCTTTTTGGCCAATCCAGACCTGCCTAGAAGGTTTGAGTTGGGTGCACCCATGAATGAGTACAACCGGGCAACTTTTATCACTCAGGATCCTGTCATTGGCTATACGGACTACCCATTCTATGAGGACAACCATGTTTGA